A region from the Pseudomonas sp. KU26590 genome encodes:
- the dgcB gene encoding dimethylglycine demethylation protein DgcB: MLNTLLPILLFAALGLAVLGALRRVSLWRNGRASRVDLLGGLLAMPKRYMVDLHHVVARDKYIANTHVATAGGAVASIILAILVHGFGLHNRVLGYALLLMSAVMFVGAIFMYLRRGQPPSRLSKGPWMRLPKSLLAFSGSFFIVTLPVAGILPANFGGWLLAIILGIGVLWGVCELFLGMTWGGPMKHAFAGALHLAWHRRPERFGGGRSTGLKPLDLADKTAPLGVEKPKDFTWNQLLGFDACVQCGKCEAACPAFAAGQPLNPKKLIQDMVVGLAGGTDANFAGSPYPSLDGQGKPVGEHGGNPHQPIVNGLVDADTLWSCTTCRACVEECPMMIEHVDAIVDMRRHLTLEKGATPNKGAEVLENLIATDNPGGFAPGGRMNWAADLNLEVMSNRKTVDVLFWVGDGAFDMRNQRTLRAFVKVLKAAKVDFAVLGLEERDSGDVARRLGDEATFQMLARRNIQTLAQYDFKRIVTCDPHSFHVLKNEYGAFDGHYVVQHHSTYLAELIVNGALNLGQHKGASVTYHDPCYLGRYNGEYQAPRDVLRALGIEVKEMVRSGFRSRCCGGGGGAPITDIPGRQRIPDMRMDDIRETGAELVAVGCPQCTAMLEGVVEPRPMIKDIAELVADALLEDTAPAKPAAARREPAEAH, translated from the coding sequence ATGCTAAACACCCTTCTTCCCATCCTGCTCTTCGCTGCCTTGGGCCTTGCGGTCCTTGGCGCGCTGCGGCGGGTGAGCCTGTGGCGCAACGGGCGTGCGTCCAGGGTCGATCTGCTCGGCGGCCTGCTGGCGATGCCCAAGCGCTACATGGTCGATCTGCACCACGTCGTCGCGCGGGACAAATACATCGCCAACACCCACGTCGCCACGGCGGGCGGCGCGGTTGCGTCGATCATCCTTGCGATTCTGGTGCACGGTTTTGGCCTGCATAACCGGGTCCTTGGCTACGCGCTGCTGCTGATGTCGGCCGTGATGTTTGTTGGCGCGATCTTCATGTACCTGCGTCGTGGTCAGCCGCCGAGTCGGCTGTCAAAAGGCCCGTGGATGCGCCTGCCAAAAAGCCTGCTGGCGTTTTCGGGCTCGTTCTTTATCGTCACGTTGCCGGTTGCGGGCATTTTGCCTGCGAACTTTGGCGGCTGGCTGCTGGCGATCATTCTTGGCATCGGCGTGCTCTGGGGCGTCTGCGAGTTGTTCCTCGGCATGACTTGGGGCGGGCCGATGAAGCACGCGTTCGCCGGCGCGCTGCACCTGGCATGGCACCGTCGCCCGGAGCGCTTCGGCGGGGGCCGTTCGACAGGGCTGAAACCCCTCGATCTGGCAGACAAAACCGCACCGCTGGGCGTCGAAAAACCCAAGGATTTCACCTGGAACCAGCTACTCGGTTTCGATGCATGCGTGCAGTGCGGCAAGTGCGAAGCTGCCTGTCCTGCCTTCGCCGCCGGCCAACCGCTGAACCCGAAAAAGCTGATTCAAGACATGGTCGTCGGGCTGGCGGGCGGCACTGATGCAAACTTTGCGGGAAGTCCCTATCCGTCCCTTGACGGCCAAGGCAAGCCTGTCGGTGAGCATGGCGGCAATCCCCATCAACCCATCGTCAATGGACTGGTCGACGCCGACACCCTGTGGTCGTGCACGACCTGCCGGGCTTGCGTGGAAGAGTGCCCGATGATGATCGAGCACGTGGACGCGATCGTCGACATGCGTCGGCATCTGACCCTCGAAAAGGGCGCAACGCCCAACAAGGGCGCCGAGGTGCTGGAAAACCTGATTGCGACCGACAACCCAGGCGGCTTCGCCCCGGGTGGACGCATGAACTGGGCAGCAGACCTGAACCTTGAGGTCATGAGCAACAGGAAAACCGTGGACGTGCTGTTCTGGGTCGGCGATGGCGCGTTCGACATGCGCAATCAGCGCACCTTGCGCGCGTTCGTCAAGGTGCTGAAAGCCGCCAAGGTCGACTTCGCGGTGCTGGGTCTTGAAGAGCGTGACAGCGGTGATGTTGCGCGGCGTCTGGGCGATGAAGCGACGTTCCAGATGCTCGCCAGACGCAATATCCAGACGCTGGCGCAGTACGACTTCAAGCGCATCGTCACCTGCGACCCGCACAGCTTTCATGTGCTGAAAAACGAATACGGTGCGTTCGACGGCCACTACGTCGTACAGCACCACAGCACTTATCTGGCAGAGCTGATAGTCAACGGCGCGTTGAATCTGGGCCAGCACAAAGGTGCCAGCGTCACCTATCACGATCCCTGCTACCTCGGTCGTTACAACGGCGAATACCAGGCGCCGCGCGATGTGCTGCGTGCGCTGGGCATCGAGGTCAAGGAAATGGTGCGGTCCGGATTCCGCTCACGTTGCTGCGGCGGCGGTGGTGGCGCTCCGATCACCGACATTCCCGGCAGGCAACGGATTCCGGACATGCGCATGGATGACATCCGCGAGACCGGCGCCGAATTGGTGGCCGTGGGTTGTCCACAGTGCACCGCGATGCTTGAAGGCGTGGTCGAGCCACGGCCGATGATCAAGGACATCGCCGAACTGGTGGCTGACGCGCTGCTTGAAGACACCGCGCCTGCAAAACCGGCAGCGGCCCGACGTGAACCTGCGGAGGCCCATTGA
- the dgcA gene encoding dimethylglycine demethylation protein DgcA, whose translation MAFEAMFQPIQIGKLTIRNRVLSTAHAEVYATDGGMTTERYVKYYEEKAKGGIGLAICGGSSSVAIDSPQGWWKSVNLATDKIIPHFQNLADAMHKHGAKIMIQITHMGRRSRWDGDHWPTLLSPSGIREPVHRATCKTIEPEEIWRVIGNYASAAARAKAGGLDGVELSAVHQHMIDQFWSPRVNKRTDEWGGSFENRMRFGLEVIKAVRKEVGPDFCVGLRICGDEFHPDGLSHEDMKEIAKYYDQTGMIDFLGVVGSGCDTHNTLANVIPNMSYPPEPFLHLAAGIKEVVKAPVLHAQNIKDPNQATRILEGGYVDMVGMTRAHIADPHLIAKIKMGQIDQIRQCVGANYCIDRQYQGLDVLCIQNAATSREYMGVPHIIEKTTGVKRKVVIIGAGPAGMEAARVSAERGHDVTLFEKKDAIGGQITTASKAPQRDQIAGITRWFQLELARLKVDLRLGTAADIATIMDLRPDVVVLAVGGHPFIEQNEHWGAAEGLVVSSWDILDGKVAPGKNVLVYDTICEFTGMSTADFLADKGCQVEIVTDDIKPGVAIGGTSFPTYYRSMYPKEVIMTGDMMLEKVYREGDKLVAVLENEYTGAKEERVVDQVVIENGVRPDEELYYGMKEGSRNKGQIDIDALFAIQPQPSLSQPGDGYLLFRIGDCVAQRNTHAAIYDALRLCKDF comes from the coding sequence ATGGCTTTCGAAGCGATGTTTCAACCGATTCAGATCGGTAAATTGACCATACGCAACCGCGTATTGAGTACTGCGCACGCCGAGGTCTACGCCACCGACGGCGGCATGACCACCGAACGTTACGTGAAGTACTACGAGGAGAAAGCCAAGGGCGGCATCGGTCTGGCCATTTGCGGCGGTTCGTCCAGCGTGGCGATCGACAGCCCGCAAGGCTGGTGGAAGTCCGTCAACCTGGCGACCGACAAGATCATTCCGCACTTCCAGAACCTCGCTGACGCCATGCACAAGCACGGCGCCAAGATCATGATCCAGATTACTCACATGGGCCGTCGTTCGCGTTGGGACGGCGATCATTGGCCGACGCTGCTGTCGCCTTCGGGCATCCGCGAGCCGGTTCACCGCGCAACCTGCAAGACCATAGAGCCGGAAGAAATCTGGCGCGTGATCGGCAACTACGCCAGCGCGGCGGCGCGTGCCAAGGCCGGTGGCCTGGACGGCGTCGAGCTGTCGGCAGTTCACCAGCACATGATCGACCAGTTCTGGAGTCCGCGGGTCAACAAGCGCACCGATGAATGGGGCGGCAGCTTCGAGAACCGCATGCGTTTCGGCCTGGAAGTGATCAAGGCCGTGCGCAAAGAAGTCGGCCCTGATTTCTGCGTCGGCCTGCGTATCTGTGGCGACGAATTTCACCCGGACGGCCTCAGTCACGAGGACATGAAGGAGATCGCCAAGTACTACGACCAGACCGGCATGATCGATTTTCTCGGTGTGGTCGGATCAGGATGCGATACCCACAACACCCTTGCCAACGTCATCCCGAACATGAGTTATCCACCGGAGCCATTTTTGCACCTGGCGGCCGGCATCAAGGAAGTGGTCAAGGCGCCGGTGCTGCACGCGCAGAACATCAAGGACCCGAATCAGGCGACCCGCATTCTCGAAGGCGGCTACGTCGACATGGTCGGCATGACCCGCGCGCACATCGCCGATCCGCACCTGATCGCCAAGATCAAAATGGGCCAGATCGACCAGATTCGGCAGTGCGTGGGTGCCAACTACTGCATCGACCGTCAGTACCAGGGCCTGGACGTGCTGTGCATCCAGAACGCCGCCACATCCCGGGAATACATGGGCGTGCCGCACATCATCGAAAAAACCACCGGCGTGAAGCGCAAGGTGGTGATCATCGGGGCCGGGCCTGCGGGGATGGAAGCGGCGCGCGTTTCGGCCGAGCGGGGCCACGACGTGACCTTGTTCGAGAAGAAAGACGCCATCGGTGGACAGATCACAACCGCTTCGAAAGCACCGCAGCGCGATCAGATCGCCGGCATCACGCGTTGGTTTCAGCTTGAGCTGGCGCGCTTGAAAGTGGATCTGCGTCTGGGCACGGCGGCAGACATCGCGACCATCATGGACCTGCGTCCAGACGTGGTGGTGCTGGCGGTGGGCGGTCATCCGTTCATTGAGCAGAACGAGCATTGGGGGGCCGCCGAAGGCTTGGTTGTCAGCAGCTGGGACATCCTTGACGGCAAAGTCGCGCCGGGCAAGAACGTGCTGGTCTACGACACCATTTGCGAGTTCACGGGCATGTCCACGGCTGACTTTCTCGCCGACAAAGGCTGCCAGGTCGAGATCGTTACTGACGACATCAAACCCGGCGTTGCCATCGGGGGTACGTCGTTCCCGACCTACTACCGCAGCATGTACCCCAAGGAAGTGATCATGACCGGCGACATGATGCTGGAAAAGGTCTACCGCGAGGGCGACAAGCTGGTCGCGGTGCTGGAGAACGAATACACCGGCGCCAAAGAGGAGCGGGTGGTCGACCAAGTCGTGATCGAGAACGGCGTGCGTCCTGACGAGGAGCTCTATTACGGGATGAAGGAAGGTTCGCGCAACAAGGGCCAGATCGACATCGACGCCCTGTTCGCGATTCAGCCGCAGCCGTCGTTGAGTCAGCCGGGTGACGGGTATCTGCTGTTCCGCATCGGTGACTGCGTGGCACAGCGCAATACCCATGCGGCGATCTATGACGCGTTGCGGCTCTGCAAGGACTTTTAA
- a CDS encoding electron transfer flavoprotein subunit alpha/FixB family protein — MSDIIRRDPRAEWIARNRLHPLHASMQPAQSSWMGPNGVLRKNVHGIGFIGPNGVKRIDRSGAQQGGAVKRSASVDVPLPLHRIATPAFYIAVVPDMVGGRLSSHDRDLLGLAHGLAGTEGAVLAVIFGEHKETAFDTAGVDRLLVLEGSAFSGYSPEQRVQGLRAVDNQFDPHHWLLPDSRNGGGELGRRFAASLGERPSTRVWQVAGEQCIGRAGAGAEDLLRPVSRLILAQAECAEPVSETRHEALPMELSTAVARSLPRIEDLGAVAVDPALIPMSEAEFIFSGGNGVKDWSLFHRTAVALGATEGASRVAVDDGFMTRDRQVGASGTWVTARVYVAVGISGAIQHLQGIGACDKVVAINLDPTCDMIKRADLSVIGESAAILEALVEAVDTYRNGAKRDAA; from the coding sequence ATGAGCGACATTATCCGCCGCGACCCGCGCGCTGAGTGGATCGCGCGAAACCGCCTGCATCCCTTGCACGCTTCCATGCAACCGGCCCAATCCAGCTGGATGGGCCCCAACGGTGTGCTGCGTAAAAACGTGCATGGCATCGGTTTTATCGGTCCCAACGGGGTTAAGCGCATTGATCGAAGCGGGGCGCAGCAAGGGGGCGCGGTCAAACGCTCCGCATCGGTGGACGTGCCATTGCCGTTGCATCGAATTGCAACGCCGGCCTTTTACATCGCTGTTGTGCCCGACATGGTCGGCGGCCGTCTGAGCAGCCATGACCGCGATCTGCTGGGCTTGGCCCACGGGCTGGCTGGCACCGAGGGCGCTGTCCTGGCGGTGATTTTTGGCGAGCACAAAGAGACCGCGTTCGATACCGCTGGCGTAGATCGTCTGTTGGTACTGGAAGGCAGCGCGTTCAGTGGCTATTCGCCCGAGCAGCGTGTGCAGGGTCTGCGGGCTGTGGATAACCAGTTCGACCCGCATCACTGGCTACTGCCCGACAGCCGAAACGGTGGGGGCGAGTTGGGGCGCCGCTTTGCGGCCAGCCTGGGCGAGCGTCCGTCGACACGCGTCTGGCAAGTGGCTGGCGAACAGTGCATCGGTCGTGCAGGTGCTGGCGCGGAGGACCTGTTGCGTCCCGTATCACGCCTGATTCTTGCTCAAGCGGAATGCGCAGAGCCTGTCAGTGAAACGCGGCATGAAGCGCTGCCTATGGAGTTATCCACAGCTGTCGCGCGTAGCTTGCCGCGCATCGAGGACCTCGGCGCCGTGGCGGTCGATCCTGCGCTTATCCCCATGTCCGAAGCTGAATTCATATTTTCAGGCGGCAACGGGGTCAAGGACTGGTCGCTGTTTCACCGCACTGCCGTCGCCCTTGGCGCTACAGAAGGCGCATCCCGTGTGGCCGTCGACGATGGCTTCATGACCCGGGATCGCCAGGTCGGTGCGTCCGGAACCTGGGTCACTGCCCGGGTGTACGTGGCGGTCGGGATTTCCGGCGCGATCCAGCATCTACAGGGCATTGGCGCCTGCGACAAGGTGGTGGCGATCAACCTCGATCCGACCTGCGACATGATCAAACGGGCTGATTTGTCGGTGATCGGCGAGAGCGCTGCCATTCTCGAAGCGCTGGTTGAAGCGGTCGACACCTACCGGAATGGGGCGAAGCGCGATGCAGCCTGA
- the gbcA gene encoding glycine-betaine demethylase subunit GbcA, protein MDVTATLSLGDPLEPARKATAEMLHTRERTYSLPQPFYSDERLYEIDMQEIFQKEWLIAGMSCEVPAKGNFLTLQIGKNPILVVRGPDGSINAFHNVCRHRGSRLCTKEKGKVAKLVCPYHQWTYELDGRLLYAGTEMGADFDMKQFGLKPVHCKVAGGYIFISMASNPPAIDAFLQTLNHYMEPYDMENTKVAVQTTLMEKANWKLVLENNRECYHCNASHPELLNTLLEWDDVTDPRADQAFKDHVAASAAAWEAEKIPFAHASFGLRNRIVRMPLLKGTVSMTMDGKQGSKKLMGRIQNPDLGSMRILHLPHSWNHCMGDHVIVFTVWPISAQETMVTTKWLVHKDAVEGVDYDVARLREVWDATNDQDRRLAEENQRGINSIAYQPGPYSKTYEFGVVNFIDWYSAKLLENMGAEPASYLKGVAVNHE, encoded by the coding sequence ATGGACGTCACCGCAACTCTGAGCTTGGGCGATCCGCTGGAACCTGCGCGCAAGGCGACTGCCGAGATGCTGCACACCCGCGAGCGCACTTACTCGCTGCCGCAGCCTTTCTACAGCGATGAGCGGCTGTATGAAATCGATATGCAGGAAATCTTTCAGAAAGAGTGGCTGATCGCGGGCATGAGCTGCGAAGTGCCGGCCAAAGGCAACTTCCTCACCCTCCAGATCGGCAAGAACCCGATCCTGGTGGTGCGCGGGCCGGACGGCTCGATCAATGCGTTCCACAACGTCTGCCGTCACCGTGGCTCACGCCTGTGCACCAAGGAAAAAGGCAAGGTTGCCAAGCTGGTTTGCCCTTACCACCAGTGGACGTACGAGCTCGACGGTCGCCTGCTGTACGCGGGCACCGAGATGGGTGCGGACTTCGACATGAAGCAGTTCGGCCTCAAGCCAGTGCATTGCAAGGTCGCGGGCGGGTATATTTTCATCAGCATGGCGAGCAATCCGCCTGCCATCGACGCGTTCCTGCAGACGCTGAACCACTACATGGAACCGTACGACATGGAGAACACCAAGGTGGCGGTGCAAACCACCTTGATGGAGAAAGCCAACTGGAAGCTGGTGCTGGAAAACAACCGCGAGTGCTACCACTGCAATGCGTCGCACCCCGAACTGCTGAACACCTTGCTGGAGTGGGACGACGTTACCGACCCGCGCGCCGATCAGGCCTTCAAGGACCACGTCGCGGCCTCCGCTGCCGCCTGGGAAGCCGAAAAAATCCCGTTCGCCCACGCCAGCTTTGGCCTGCGCAACCGCATCGTGCGCATGCCGCTGCTCAAAGGCACCGTCTCGATGACGATGGATGGCAAGCAAGGCAGCAAGAAGCTGATGGGCCGCATCCAGAACCCGGACCTAGGCTCGATGCGCATCCTGCACCTGCCCCACTCGTGGAACCACTGCATGGGCGACCATGTGATTGTGTTCACCGTGTGGCCGATCAGCGCACAGGAAACCATGGTCACCACCAAGTGGCTGGTGCACAAGGATGCTGTGGAGGGCGTGGACTACGACGTCGCGCGCCTGCGTGAAGTCTGGGACGCCACCAACGACCAAGACCGCCGTCTGGCCGAAGAAAACCAGCGCGGCATCAACTCGATCGCTTACCAGCCGGGGCCATATTCGAAGACCTACGAGTTCGGCGTGGTGAACTTCATCGACTGGTACAGCGCCAAATTGCTGGAGAACATGGGCGCCGAACCTGCTTCGTATTTGAAGGGCGTGGCGGTTAACCACGAGTAG
- a CDS encoding GlxA family transcriptional regulator, translating into MSQDFYFLLMPGFSMMGFVSALEPLRVANRFGGELFRWHILSVDGGPVIASNGMSVNADAALEPLKKGATLWVMCSVDPLKFYTGMLEHWLRRLDLEGVVLGAIDTGGFVLAQAGLLDGYRLTLHWEALDAFKETYPRLQATQELFEIDRRRITSAGGTASIDMMLDLIGQAHGADMAIKVSEQFVLGRIRQRKDHQRMQIATRYGINNKKMVQVIGVMEQHTEPPLSTLALAEGIQVTRRQLERLFRLHLNDTPSNFYLGLRLEKARQLLRQSDMSVLEVSIACGFESPSYFTRSYRARFVVCPREDRGRAREVKAV; encoded by the coding sequence ATGTCCCAGGATTTCTACTTTCTGCTCATGCCCGGCTTTTCGATGATGGGTTTCGTGTCGGCGCTGGAGCCGTTGCGCGTCGCCAATCGTTTTGGTGGCGAGCTGTTTCGCTGGCACATCCTGAGCGTCGACGGCGGTCCTGTGATTGCCAGCAACGGCATGTCGGTGAACGCCGATGCCGCGCTGGAGCCGCTGAAAAAAGGCGCGACGTTATGGGTGATGTGCAGCGTTGATCCGCTGAAGTTTTACACGGGGATGCTGGAACACTGGCTGCGTCGGCTGGACCTGGAAGGCGTGGTGCTGGGTGCCATCGACACCGGCGGTTTCGTCCTCGCCCAGGCGGGTCTTTTGGACGGCTATCGGCTGACCCTGCACTGGGAAGCGCTGGACGCCTTCAAGGAAACCTATCCCCGGCTACAGGCAACGCAGGAGCTGTTTGAGATCGACCGGCGCCGCATTACCTCGGCCGGCGGCACCGCCTCCATCGACATGATGCTCGACCTGATCGGGCAGGCTCACGGCGCTGACATGGCGATCAAGGTTTCCGAGCAGTTCGTCCTCGGGCGCATACGCCAGCGCAAAGACCACCAGCGCATGCAGATCGCCACGCGCTACGGCATCAATAACAAGAAAATGGTGCAGGTGATCGGCGTCATGGAGCAGCACACCGAGCCGCCGCTGAGCACGCTGGCACTTGCAGAAGGGATTCAAGTGACGCGGCGTCAGTTGGAACGGCTATTCCGCCTGCACCTGAACGACACGCCGAGCAACTTTTACCTCGGCCTGCGGCTGGAAAAAGCCAGGCAACTGCTGCGCCAGAGCGACATGAGCGTGCTGGAGGTCAGTATTGCGTGCGGGTTTGAATCGCCTTCGTATTTCACCCGCAGTTACAGAGCGAGATTTGTGGTGTGTCCGAGGGAGGATCGAGGGCGGGCGCGCGAGGTGAAGGCTGTTTGA
- a CDS encoding lysozyme inhibitor LprI family protein produces the protein MKTMFLALALFATGAHAAANPAVNPCDGVEEDQQTLECSVYSRDTAEKLLTENVQNVLERVQTQFGANKAQAEEFATKLKAAQEAWKKLRDADCAVEVFPAKPGTKEFNIDQNDCLTRASDERSEYLDTVAQSE, from the coding sequence ATGAAAACCATGTTTCTGGCTTTGGCTTTATTCGCGACAGGTGCCCACGCTGCAGCCAACCCGGCCGTCAATCCTTGTGACGGCGTTGAAGAAGATCAGCAGACGCTTGAGTGCTCGGTGTACAGCCGCGACACGGCGGAGAAGTTGCTGACAGAGAATGTTCAGAACGTGCTTGAGCGTGTGCAGACGCAGTTCGGGGCGAACAAGGCCCAGGCCGAGGAGTTCGCCACCAAACTCAAGGCGGCCCAGGAAGCCTGGAAGAAACTGCGTGACGCGGACTGTGCAGTGGAAGTGTTCCCGGCCAAGCCCGGCACCAAAGAATTCAACATCGACCAGAACGATTGCCTGACCCGCGCCAGCGACGAACGATCGGAATACCTGGACACCGTCGCGCAGTCTGAGTGA
- a CDS encoding DUF3010 family protein, producing the protein MNICGVEIKGSEAIFAVATRASGALEHVPLPIKKIALEDDDEAVNVKAFARQIEAFVRDNGIGHIAIKKRSKKGEFAGGPTTFKIETIFQLLEDCEVILLSPQTINAQMKKHSFELPPALNKYQHEAYKAACSALMKAK; encoded by the coding sequence ATGAACATCTGCGGCGTAGAAATCAAAGGCAGCGAGGCCATCTTCGCTGTCGCCACTCGCGCGTCCGGCGCGCTCGAACACGTTCCGTTGCCGATCAAGAAGATCGCACTCGAAGACGACGATGAAGCCGTCAACGTGAAAGCGTTCGCCCGCCAGATCGAAGCGTTCGTGCGTGACAACGGCATCGGCCATATCGCGATCAAAAAACGCAGCAAGAAAGGCGAGTTCGCCGGCGGCCCGACGACGTTCAAGATCGAGACCATCTTTCAACTGCTGGAAGACTGTGAAGTCATCCTGCTGTCGCCTCAGACGATTAATGCTCAGATGAAGAAGCACAGCTTTGAACTGCCCCCTGCGCTGAACAAGTATCAGCATGAGGCTTACAAGGCGGCGTGTTCGGCGTTGATGAAGGCCAAGTAA
- a CDS encoding 4-vinyl reductase: MAKIAPQLPIEVDSETGVWTSDALPMLYVPRHFFVNNHMGIEEVLGADAYAEILYKAGYKSAWHWCEKEAECHGIEGVAVFEHYMNRLSQRGWGLFKIQDIDLEKGTASVKLEHSAFVYVYGKVGRKVDYMFTGWFAGAMDQVLEASGSKIRTVAEQVYGGSEEGHDDGLFVVKPL, encoded by the coding sequence ATGGCCAAGATCGCCCCGCAATTGCCAATCGAAGTCGACAGCGAGACCGGTGTCTGGACCTCCGACGCCCTGCCGATGCTGTACGTGCCGCGCCATTTCTTCGTTAACAACCACATGGGCATCGAAGAAGTGCTGGGCGCCGACGCCTATGCCGAAATCCTCTACAAGGCCGGCTACAAATCGGCCTGGCACTGGTGCGAGAAAGAAGCCGAATGCCACGGCATCGAAGGCGTCGCCGTGTTCGAGCACTACATGAATCGTCTGTCCCAGCGCGGTTGGGGGCTGTTCAAGATTCAGGACATCGATCTGGAAAAAGGCACCGCCAGCGTCAAGCTCGAGCACTCGGCCTTCGTTTACGTCTACGGCAAAGTGGGGCGCAAGGTCGATTACATGTTCACCGGCTGGTTTGCCGGCGCCATGGACCAGGTCCTCGAAGCCAGCGGAAGCAAAATCCGCACCGTGGCCGAGCAGGTTTACGGCGGATCCGAAGAAGGCCACGACGACGGCCTGTTTGTCGTCAAGCCGTTGTAA
- a CDS encoding electron transfer flavoprotein subunit beta encodes MQPEMGSSVDKGALHVISLVSVGAHPTSGRPRRAEQDARAVELGLQLAGDNLHVLHAGDAEEPALRGYLGMGVDELHVLAQPPGADALPGLADYVRESGVQLVLTGSQAETGEGSGMLPYLLAEKLGWPLVVGLAEVESMSNGSAQVLQALPRGQRRRLKVRLPFLATVDNSAPKPRQSAYGPAQRGLLDVEEIEVVIDEVFIDAKLTPAKPRPKRLKVIKAKSGADRMKAATAKASGGGGQVLKGVTAQEGAAAILKLLVEEGVVR; translated from the coding sequence ATGCAGCCTGAAATGGGTAGCTCTGTGGATAAAGGTGCGTTGCACGTGATCAGCCTCGTCTCTGTCGGCGCTCATCCGACGTCTGGCCGGCCGCGTCGCGCCGAGCAGGACGCCCGGGCGGTTGAGCTGGGTTTGCAACTGGCTGGGGATAACTTGCATGTGTTGCATGCCGGTGATGCCGAAGAGCCCGCATTACGTGGCTACCTGGGCATGGGCGTGGACGAGCTTCACGTGCTGGCTCAGCCGCCGGGTGCGGACGCGTTGCCCGGACTGGCGGATTATGTGCGCGAGTCCGGGGTGCAGTTGGTGCTGACCGGCAGTCAGGCTGAAACCGGCGAAGGCTCCGGCATGCTCCCGTATTTGCTGGCTGAAAAGCTCGGCTGGCCGCTGGTGGTGGGCCTGGCCGAGGTCGAGTCCATGAGCAACGGCAGCGCCCAGGTGCTGCAGGCGCTCCCCCGAGGTCAACGCCGCCGACTTAAAGTCCGCCTGCCGTTTTTGGCGACTGTGGATAACTCTGCACCGAAACCCCGCCAGAGCGCCTACGGCCCGGCGCAACGCGGTTTGCTGGATGTGGAGGAGATTGAAGTGGTCATCGACGAAGTGTTCATCGACGCTAAGCTGACGCCCGCCAAGCCACGGCCGAAGCGCTTGAAGGTCATCAAAGCCAAGAGCGGCGCTGATCGTATGAAGGCCGCAACGGCGAAAGCGAGCGGAGGCGGTGGGCAGGTTCTCAAGGGAGTGACTGCTCAGGAGGGGGCTGCTGCGATTTTGAAGTTGCTGGTGGAGGAGGGGGTGGTGCGTTGA
- a CDS encoding dipeptidase: MSPAELHADSIVIDGLIIAKWNRELFEDMRKGGLTMANCTVSVWEGFQQTVNSIASSQKLIRENSDLVIQVRNTADIRKAKALGKTGILFGFQNAHAYEDQIGYVEIFKQLGVGIVQMCYNTQNLVGTGCYERDGGLSGFGREIVAEMNRVGVMCDLSHVGSKTSEEVILESKKPVTYSHCLPSGLKEHPRNKSDAELKFIADHGGFVGVTMFAPFLAKGIDSTIDDYAEAIEYVMNIVGEDAIGIGTDFTQGHGQEFFEYLTHDKGYARRLTNFGKIINPLGIRTVGEFPNLTETLLKRGHSERVVRKIMGENWVRILGDVWGE; the protein is encoded by the coding sequence ATGAGCCCAGCCGAGTTACACGCCGACAGCATCGTCATTGACGGGTTGATCATTGCCAAATGGAACCGTGAACTGTTCGAAGACATGCGCAAAGGCGGCCTGACCATGGCCAACTGCACAGTCTCGGTGTGGGAAGGCTTTCAGCAGACCGTCAACAGCATTGCCTCCAGCCAGAAATTGATTCGTGAAAACAGCGATCTGGTCATCCAGGTGCGCAACACGGCCGACATCCGCAAGGCCAAGGCGTTGGGCAAGACCGGCATCCTCTTCGGCTTCCAGAATGCCCATGCTTACGAGGACCAGATCGGCTACGTCGAGATATTCAAGCAGCTGGGCGTGGGCATCGTGCAGATGTGCTACAACACCCAGAATCTGGTGGGCACCGGCTGCTACGAGCGCGACGGCGGCCTGTCGGGTTTCGGGCGTGAGATCGTCGCGGAGATGAACCGCGTCGGCGTCATGTGCGACCTTTCCCATGTCGGCTCGAAGACCTCCGAGGAAGTCATCCTCGAATCGAAGAAGCCAGTGACCTACTCCCACTGCCTGCCTTCGGGCCTCAAAGAACACCCCCGCAACAAATCCGACGCGGAGCTTAAGTTCATCGCCGATCACGGCGGCTTTGTCGGCGTGACCATGTTCGCGCCGTTTCTGGCCAAGGGCATCGATTCGACCATCGACGATTACGCCGAAGCCATCGAGTACGTGATGAACATCGTCGGCGAAGACGCCATCGGCATCGGCACTGATTTCACTCAGGGTCACGGCCAGGAATTTTTCGAATACCTGACCCACGACAAAGGCTACGCCCGCCGCCTGACCAACTTCGGCAAGATCATCAACCCGCTGGGCATCCGAACCGTCGGCGAATTCCCGAACCTCACCGAAACCCTGCTTAAACGCGGCCACTCCGAGCGCGTGGTGCGCAAGATCATGGGCGAAAACTGGGTTCGCATCCTGGGCGACGTCTGGGGCGAATAA